One Alligator mississippiensis isolate rAllMis1 chromosome 1, rAllMis1, whole genome shotgun sequence genomic window carries:
- the TBXT gene encoding T-box transcription factor T: protein MGSPGAEGAGKSLQYRVDHLLSAVEHELQAGSEKGDPTERELRVTLEEAELWLRFKELTNEMIVTKNGRRMFPVLKVSVAGLDPHAMYSFLLDFAAADGHRWKYVNGEWVPGGKPEPQAPSCVYIHPDSPNFGAHWMKAPVSFSKVKLTNKLNGGGQIMLNSLHKYEPRIHIVRVGGPQRMITSHSFPETQFIAVTAYQNEEITALKIKYNPFAKAFLDAKERSDHKDMMDEVGDNQQSGYSQLGGWLIPGTGTLCPPTSSHPQFGSPLSLSPAHSCERYSSLRNHRSAPYPNPYAHRNNSPTAYADNSSACLSMLQPHDNWSSLGVPTHTSMLPMSHGTGTSTSCSQYPNLWSVSNSTITPVSQSSGMSNGLSSQFLRGSAAHYPPLPHSVMASSSGSPLFDSGTPTDIPDSQYDTSTHARLASTWTPVTPPSM, encoded by the exons atgGGGTCCCCGGGCGCGGAGGGCGCGGGCAAGAGCCTGCAGTACCGCGTGGACCACCTGCTGAGCGCCGTGGAGCACGAGCTGCAGGCGGGCAGCGAGAAGGGCGACCCCACGGAGCGGGAGCTGCGCGTCACGCTGGAGGAGGCCGAGCTGTGGCTGCGCTTCAAGGAGCTCACCAACGAGATGATCGTCACCAAGAACGGCAG GCGGATGTTCCCGGTGCTGAAGGTGAGCGTGGCCGGCCTGGACCCGCATGCCATGTACTCCTTCCTGCTGGACTTTGCGGCGGCCGATGGGCACCGCTGGAAGTACGTGAACGGTGAGTGGGTGCCAGGCGGCAAGCCCGAGCCGCAGGCGCCCAGCTGCGTCTACATCCACCCTGATTCACCCAACTTTGGCGCGCACTGGATGAAGGCGCCTGTCTCCTTCAGCAAAGTCAAGCTCACCAACAAACTCAACGGCGGTGGGCAG ATCATGTTGAACTCCTTGCATAAGTATGAGCCTAGGATTCATATAGTGAGAGTTGGTGGCCCTCAGCGAATGATCACCAGTCACTCTTTCCCAGAGAcccagtttatagctgtgacggCTTATCAGAATGAAGAG atcacagctttaaaaattaaatataatccATTTGCAAAGGCTTTCCTTGATGCTAAAGAAAG GAGTGATCACAAGGACATGATGGATGAAGTGGGAGACAATCAGCAGTCTGGGTATTCACAAT TAGGTGGTTGGCTTATTCCTGGAACTGGGACATTGTGCCCCCCTACCAGCTCTCACCCTCAGTTTGGATCGCCTTTATCACTCTCTCCTGCTCACAGTTGTGAAAGGTACTCATCGCTGAGGAATCACCGTTCTGCCCCTTACCCCAATCCATATGCCCATAGAAACAACTCTCCAA CAGCCTATGCTGATAATTCCTCTGCCTGCCTTTCCATGCTTCAACCCCATGACAATTGGTCTAGTCTAGGAGTTCCCACCCATACAAGTATGCTACCCATGAGTCATGGCACCGGCACATCCACTAGCTGCAG TCAGTATCCCAACTTGTGGTCTGTTAGTAACAGCACCATCACACCGGTATCGCAGTCCAGTGGGATGTCCAATGGACTGAGCTCCCAGTTTTTGCGTGGCTCTGCAGCGCACTAcccacccctccctcactccGTCATGGCTTCCTCCTCAGGATCTCCATTGTTTGACAGCGGCACACCAACAGACATTCCTGACAGCCAGTATGATACCTCAACACATGCAAGGCTAGCATCAACCTGGACTCCTGTCACACCACCCTCCATGTAG